A window of the Camelus dromedarius isolate mCamDro1 chromosome 5, mCamDro1.pat, whole genome shotgun sequence genome harbors these coding sequences:
- the TOMM20L gene encoding TOMM20-like protein 1, translated as MPCVRNLLGVLAALAACGAVAFLGYCLYFDQRRRGDPAFKRRLREKRRAQQQKAEGRGAQLWDPAKNEKSQELFLQEVRMGELWLSRGEHRMGVEHLSNALLVCGQPRELLKVFKHTLPPKVFEMLLHRIPLICQQFEADMNEQEYLEDDPD; from the exons ATGCCCTGCGTCCGCAACCTCCTGGGTGTCCTGGCGGCCCTGGCGGCCTGTGGCGCCGTCGCCTTCCTCGGCTACTGTCTTTACTTCGACCAGAGGCGGCGTGGCGACCCCGCGTTCAAGCGCCGCCTGCGGGAAA AAAGAAGAGCCCAGCAGCAAAAGGCTGAGGGACGGGGCGCCCAG TTGTGGGATCCAGCAAAGAATGAAAAATCGCAAGAACTTTTCCTGCAAGAGGTACGAATGGGAGAACTTTGGTTATCCAGAG GAGAGCATCGAATGGGGGTTGAACATCTCAGCAATGCCCTTTTGGTGTGTGGGCAACCACGGGAACTTCTGAAAGTTTTCAAACATACACTTCCTCCCAAGGTATTTGAGATGCTGTTGCACAGAATTCCCCTTATTTGCCAG CAATTTGAGGCAGACATGAATGAACAGGAATACTTGGAGGATGATCCTGATTGA
- the TIMM9 gene encoding mitochondrial import inner membrane translocase subunit Tim9: MAAQIPESDQIKQFKEFLGTYNKLTETCFLDCVKDFTTREVKPEEITCSEHCLQKYLKMTQRISMRFQEYHIQQNEALAAKAGLLGQPR, encoded by the exons ATGGCTGCACAAATACCAGAATCTGATCAGATAAAACAG TTTAAGGAATTTCTTGGAACCTACAATAAACTTACAGAAACCTGCTTTTTGGACTGTGTTAAAGACTTCACAACAAGAGAAGTAAAACCTGAAGAG ATCACCTGTTCAGAACATTgcttacagaaatatttaaaaatgactcAACGAATATCCATGAGATTTCAGGAATATCATATTCAGCAGAATGAAGCCCTGGCTGCTAAAGCAGGACTCCTTGGCCAACCACGATAG